Proteins from a single region of Amblyomma americanum isolate KBUSLIRL-KWMA chromosome 10, ASM5285725v1, whole genome shotgun sequence:
- the LOC144108195 gene encoding endothelin-converting enzyme 1-like has protein sequence MTSADTAAVGSCLSSPASSVSNGVYSGALSIDSPLSSSPGNVEQPPLVQPPGFRGNPPPGEDRTKSPPDPQKLKSRLGLTLAVLGVTVLVTLVALAIASLVWRSPAHWGNTCKTHACLAYSTRLLASINESVDPCQSFTHFVCDGWRQKNRHTVRKDQFISLLDKVTASLKSADVPASGQDMEQRAAIMYRSCVDVLEGERDELPAVKNALVEAGIVWPKPSKGADVLYTLLCSSLKLGWDVLLDFDVAPDGGGINLVSGKFLYFVVKRYRDFATGTDEAYFEFLKERFHAEGEDTVTYQDIYASVETALSYLSNARYEAADEYNADVLLNLTQLGLTEVNWTATLLKLDIRMNSSLTLTTTSPRYLERVLYLWWRYGTDSFHTLISWCTVQVAALFANKDLIFNYYNRDYQTTQAHYRIFCVTRAMFISGHTLFDKYYAEALQSEALNLAKSVAQCVRTAFFRRLSNWTYFDEGINVVSNWSSSEIVFRKIEHTGEEILAADHVPDLNNSFVRNWQQSVHVRKDAEFGHMLDLMQDLEVSIVSYEKRDFELMPYALSFPLFDPQLHSSLNYGGLGAQIAFSLATLFLSAYYATNASFVEPLMDCLKAGTSGSAGELGYYAKEVIGYGALVDAYNAQERALDSSSLFGLEKYSGLQLFFIALCYDNCYGGSENTNHESICTPALQHMPQFAKAFNCTPGDPMNPSKQCRLF, from the exons ATGACCTCCGCTGACACTGCTGCCGTCGGCTCCTGCCTGTCATCGCCAGCATCGTCCGTGTCCAACGGTGTTTACTCGGGAGCGCTCAGCATTGATTCGCCGCTGTCCAGCAGCCCGGGGAATGTCGAACAGCCGCCCCTCGTGCAGCCGCCCGGCTTCCGCGGCAATCCGCCCCCTGGCGAAGATAGGACGAAATCGCCTCCG GACCCCCAGAAGCTGAAATCGCGGCTCGGGCTTACTCTGGCCGTGCTTGGAGTCACTGTATTGGTGACGCTTGTGGCCTTGGCGATCGCCTCACTTGTATGGCGCTCCCCAGCGCACTGGGGGAACACCTGCAAGACGCATGCCTGCCTCGCCTACTCGACCAGACTTCTCGCCTCCATCAACGAATCGGTGGACCCGTGCCAGAGCTTCACGCACTTCGTCTGCGACGGCTGGCGCCAGAAGAACCGACATACCGTTCGGAAAGACCAGTTCATTTCTCTGTTGGACAAGGTGACCGCGTCGCTGAAGAGTGCAGACGTGCCTGCATCGGGGCAAGACATGGAGCAGCGGGCCGCCATCATGTACAGGAGTTGCGTCGATGTGCTCGAAGGGGAGAGAGACGAGCTGCCAGCCGTCAAGaacgcgctggttgaggcaggcaTCGTGTGGCCGAAGCCTTCCAAGGGCGCAGACGTTCTGTACACGCTCCTCTGCAGCTCTTTGAAGCTGGGCTGGGACGTGCTCCTGGACTTCGACGTCGCGCCCGATGGCGGCGGGATCAACCTAGTTTCTGGCAAGTTCCTTTACTTCGTGGTCAAGAGGTATAGGGACTTCGCGACCGGCACGGATGAGGCGTACTTTGAGTTCCTGAAGGAACGCTTTCACGCCGAAGGCGAGGATACGGTGACGTACCAGGACATATACGCGTCGGTCGAAACAGCCCTGAGCTACCTCTCTAATGCTCGTTACGAAGCAGCTGACGAGTATAacgctgacgttcttctaaacttGACTCAGCTTGGCCTCACGGAAGTTAACTGGACAGCGACGCTTTTAAAACTTGACATCAGGATGAACAGTAGTCTCACGCTGACGACCACATCGCCCCGTTATCTAGAGCGAGTGTTGTATCTCTGGTGGCGGTACGGCACGGACTCATTCCATACATTGATCTCTTGGTGCACTGTTCAAGTGGCGGCCCTTTTCGCGAATAAAGACTTAATTTTCAACTATTACAACCGTGACTACCAAACGACGCAGGCCCATTACAGGATTTTCTGCGTCACGAGAGCAATGTTTATCTCCGGACACACGCTGTTCGACAAATACTATGCTGAAGCCCTTCAAAGCGAAGCACTTAATCTCGCAAAAAGTGTGGCTCAGTGCGTGCGAACCGCTTTTTTCCGGCGTCTTTCCAACTGGACGTACTTTGACGAAGGCATCAACGTGGTCAGCAACTGGAGCTCTTCGGAAATCGTCTTCCGTAAAATCGAGCACACCGGAGAAGAAATCCTGGCTGCAGACCATGTGCCTGACTTGAATAATTCTTTCGTGCGGAACTGGCAACAGTCGGTGCACGTCAGAAAGGATGCAGAATTCGGACATATGTTAGATCTTATGCAAGATTTGGAAGTGTCCATCGTGTCCTACGAGAAGCGAGACTTCGAGCTGATGCCTTACGCTCTATCCTTCCCTCTATTTGATCCGCAGCTCCATTCGTCTTTAAACTACGGCGGCTTAGGAGCTCAGATCGCCTTTTCACTGGcgaccttgttcctttccgcgTACTACGCAACCAATGCTTCGTTTGTTGAGCCCCTGATGGACTGCTTGAAAGCAGGCACGTCCGGCAGCGCCGGTGAACTAGGGTATTACGCCAAAGAAGTAATTGGCTATGGCGCTCTTGTGGATGCCTACAATGCCCAAGAGAGAGCTTTGGACAGCAGCAGCCTATTCGGTTTGGAGAAGTACAGCGGACTGCAGCTGTTTTTCATCGCGCTGTGTTACGACAATTGCTATGGCGGCTCTGAAAATACAAACCACGAGTCGATCTGCACTCCCGCGCTGCAGCACATGCCACAGTTCGCCAAGGCTTTTAACTGCACTCCCGGGGACCCGATGAATCCTTCTAAGCAGTGCAGACTGTTTTGA
- the LOC144106758 gene encoding uncharacterized protein LOC144106758 has translation MKLGGLDPPQQSAAAKDAVPAVETKAAPVCRTYLEAPRGALRAATVHPGAYNQHSIKDVCTVPKATASDHLARRTLLEVPVQRVSVQPVPQLRRCRWDVAMV, from the exons ATGAAGCTCGGAGGCCTGGATCCTCCTCAGCAGAGCGCCGCCGCCAAAGACGCGGTCCCGGCGGTCGAGACCAAGGCGGCACCCGTTTGTCGGACATACCTGGAAGCCCCTCGCGGAGCCCTGCGGGCAGCGACAGTGCACCCAGgcgcatacaaccagcattccatCAAAGACGTATGCACG GTGCCAAAGGCCACCGCCTCCGACCATCTGGCAAGGCGGACCCTGCTGGAGGTACCTGTCCAGAGAGTGTCGGTCCAGCCAGTCCCTCAGCTGCGGCGTTGCCGGTGGGACGTGGCCATGGTGTGA